A window of the Sphingomonas piscis genome harbors these coding sequences:
- a CDS encoding RluA family pseudouridine synthase, producing MPDILTRTNTVREDDDGIRLDRWFKRHLPEVSFNIVSRWARTGQLKVDDKRATPGDRIAAGQTIRFPDPSTIDLSSQRAEPRREPLNDEEAELVREMVIHRDRNAFVLNKPPGLATQGGTKTHQHLDRLLDGLSDEEGNRPKLVHRLDKDTSGALLVARSARAAGHFAKTFSGRTARKVYWAIIVGVPSPDEGLIDLPLAKQPGTGGEKMHVDKENGLSAKTRWRLVDRAGNRAAWVELQPLTGRTHQLRAHMAALGHPIVGDAKYGGAEAFLTGGISRKLHLHARRIRVDAPDGGEIDVTAELPAHFAETLATLGFEPMAGDHLPLDREDPAATPEVKQRRAAAAAKNRRRDRKGERRNRGRSAAPKGRRG from the coding sequence ATGCCCGACATCCTGACCCGAACCAACACCGTCCGCGAGGACGACGACGGCATTCGCCTCGACCGCTGGTTCAAGCGCCACCTTCCAGAGGTGAGCTTCAACATCGTCTCACGCTGGGCGCGTACCGGGCAGCTGAAGGTCGACGACAAGCGCGCGACACCCGGCGACCGGATTGCGGCAGGCCAGACCATCAGGTTTCCCGATCCCTCAACGATCGACCTGTCTTCCCAGCGGGCGGAGCCGCGCCGGGAGCCGCTTAACGACGAAGAAGCGGAACTGGTGCGGGAGATGGTGATCCACCGCGACCGCAACGCCTTCGTGCTCAACAAGCCGCCGGGACTGGCCACGCAGGGCGGCACCAAAACTCACCAGCATCTCGACCGGCTGCTTGACGGACTGTCCGACGAGGAGGGTAACCGGCCCAAGCTGGTCCACCGCTTGGACAAGGACACATCGGGTGCGCTTCTGGTTGCGCGATCCGCGCGGGCAGCCGGTCACTTCGCCAAGACCTTCTCGGGCCGAACGGCGCGCAAGGTCTACTGGGCGATCATCGTCGGAGTGCCGTCGCCGGACGAGGGGCTGATCGACCTCCCGCTGGCCAAGCAACCGGGTACCGGCGGCGAGAAGATGCATGTCGACAAGGAGAATGGCTTATCGGCGAAGACCCGCTGGCGACTGGTGGACCGTGCCGGCAACCGCGCCGCTTGGGTCGAGCTTCAGCCGCTGACCGGCCGGACGCATCAGCTGCGCGCGCACATGGCGGCATTGGGACACCCTATCGTGGGCGACGCGAAATACGGCGGAGCCGAAGCCTTTCTGACCGGCGGGATCAGCCGGAAGTTGCACCTGCATGCCCGACGCATCCGGGTCGATGCGCCCGACGGCGGTGAGATCGACGTAACGGCGGAGCTCCCTGCGCATTTCGCGGAAACGCTGGCGACGCTCGGCTTCGAGCCGATGGCGGGTGATCACCTGCCGCTGGACCGGGAGGATCCGGCTGCGACGCCGGAGGTGAAGCAACGCCGTGCTGCAGCCGCAGCCAAGAACCGGCGCCGGGACCGCAAAGGCGAACGTCGGAACCGGGGTCGTTCAGCTGCGCCCAAAGGCAGGCGCGGGTGA
- a CDS encoding ribose-phosphate pyrophosphokinase, giving the protein MSAAGLLAETDEVRAHLIGSAAAGEAISYSDLLERLGFGFSRPKMRALCKVLSVIDEEASARGEPELAVLVVRQSDGLPGQGWWVGCSDSRGYNGPWEGPEARRLVDTLQAEAFDYWRRNS; this is encoded by the coding sequence GTGAGCGCTGCCGGGCTGTTGGCTGAAACTGACGAAGTGCGTGCCCACCTGATCGGCAGCGCCGCGGCGGGGGAGGCGATCAGCTATTCGGACTTGCTGGAGCGGCTCGGCTTCGGCTTCAGCCGGCCCAAGATGCGTGCCTTATGCAAGGTGTTGTCGGTCATCGACGAGGAAGCCTCCGCGCGCGGCGAGCCGGAGCTTGCAGTGCTGGTCGTCCGGCAATCGGACGGCTTGCCGGGGCAGGGCTGGTGGGTCGGCTGCTCGGACAGTCGTGGCTACAATGGACCTTGGGAGGGGCCGGAGGCACGCCGGCTGGTGGATACGCTCCAGGCCGAGGCATTCGACTATTGGAGGCGGAATAGCTAA
- a CDS encoding DUF4893 domain-containing protein, whose product MRTGRASRSAVLTAAVLALLTAGCAPTGKKPVGQVLVPLPAPTKADGWRGVATDADEGRLQRLPAAWTEALQEARKFDARGVRDEGDLLRPDAALPRPALTPGSYYCRLVKLGRTRTRAPAFGKFKPFFCFVDVEGDLLTLVKQTGDTRPAGRLWEDDDAARLIFLGSVAQGAEKQPKAYGDDPKRDTAGVLERIGLFRWRLVVPWPQGTSKLDIYELTPVENQPE is encoded by the coding sequence ATGAGAACAGGGCGAGCTTCACGATCTGCGGTGCTGACGGCGGCGGTGCTTGCATTGCTGACTGCGGGCTGTGCGCCGACGGGCAAGAAGCCGGTCGGTCAGGTGCTGGTACCGCTGCCGGCGCCGACCAAGGCGGATGGATGGCGCGGCGTCGCGACCGACGCTGACGAAGGTCGTCTTCAGCGCTTGCCGGCGGCGTGGACCGAAGCGCTGCAGGAAGCCCGCAAGTTCGACGCGCGCGGTGTCCGTGACGAGGGCGACCTGCTGCGGCCCGATGCCGCGCTTCCCCGGCCCGCCCTTACGCCCGGCAGCTATTACTGCCGGCTGGTGAAACTCGGCCGCACCAGGACCCGTGCGCCGGCATTCGGTAAGTTCAAGCCCTTCTTCTGCTTCGTGGATGTGGAGGGTGACCTGCTGACCCTGGTCAAGCAGACCGGCGACACGCGGCCGGCGGGGCGGTTGTGGGAAGATGATGATGCTGCACGCCTGATCTTCCTCGGCAGCGTTGCCCAGGGCGCGGAGAAGCAGCCGAAGGCCTATGGGGACGATCCCAAGAGGGACACGGCGGGCGTGCTGGAGCGTATCGGCCTGTTCCGCTGGCGGCTGGTTGTCCCATGGCCGCAGGGCACGTCCAAGCTCGACATTTATGAGCTGACGCCCGTGGAGAACCAGCCGGAGTGA
- the rarD gene encoding EamA family transporter RarD, protein MNSPAETNARAVQRKGFLCGLGAYGFWGVLPIYFKQIPGIPPVDVVAHRVLWSVPLLLLILTVTRQLASLRAAFANGRALQFLSATAVLIAINWLLYIYAIVNGHILAGSLGYYLNPLANVLLGRFILKEPLTRLQWAAVALAAAGIAALAVEAIDQLWISLSLCASFATYGLLRKLAPVESAVGLTVETSLLLPLAVGWLSWQAISGQPVFGETTHDTAFLLVAGLVTSLPLLLFTAAARALRYSTLGMLQFLAPTLQFLIAVWIYGEAFTTAHAIAFGAIWIALAIYVSQLLRQSERSPSEA, encoded by the coding sequence ATGAACAGCCCTGCCGAGACGAATGCCCGCGCCGTTCAGCGGAAAGGTTTTCTGTGCGGGCTTGGTGCCTACGGCTTCTGGGGCGTGCTGCCGATCTACTTCAAGCAGATCCCCGGCATTCCCCCGGTGGATGTCGTTGCCCACCGCGTGCTCTGGTCGGTGCCACTGCTGCTTCTGATCCTGACCGTCACCCGCCAGCTTGCTTCGCTCCGCGCCGCCTTCGCCAATGGCCGCGCGTTGCAGTTTCTCTCTGCTACCGCCGTGCTGATCGCGATCAATTGGCTGCTCTACATCTACGCAATCGTGAACGGCCACATCTTAGCCGGTAGTCTGGGCTATTACCTCAATCCGCTCGCCAACGTCTTGCTCGGCCGCTTCATCCTGAAAGAGCCTCTGACACGGCTGCAGTGGGCGGCGGTGGCGCTCGCCGCGGCCGGGATCGCTGCCCTCGCGGTCGAGGCGATCGACCAGTTGTGGATCAGCCTGTCGCTTTGTGCGAGCTTCGCCACCTACGGCCTGCTGCGAAAGCTTGCACCGGTGGAGTCCGCCGTCGGGCTAACGGTGGAGACCAGCCTGCTTTTGCCTCTCGCGGTCGGCTGGCTCTCTTGGCAGGCGATCTCGGGGCAGCCGGTGTTCGGAGAAACGACCCATGACACAGCCTTCCTGCTGGTTGCAGGGCTCGTCACCAGCCTTCCACTGCTGCTGTTTACGGCGGCCGCGAGGGCGCTACGCTATTCGACGCTTGGCATGCTCCAGTTCCTGGCGCCGACGCTTCAATTCCTGATCGCGGTCTGGATCTATGGCGAGGCGTTCACAACCGCGCATGCCATTGCCTTCGGCGCCATCTGGATCGCGCTGGCGATTTACGTTTCACAGCTTCTCCGGCAATCCGAGCGTTCACCTTCGGAGGCATAG
- a CDS encoding PHA/PHB synthase family protein yields the protein MTDNAQPAFPTLEDWQHWTLVMGKAQQMMMEAWADGLGKDGVMPWTSAFAFGAPPVAGEAGPGPATGSGDAMGLMAAGAQAWVKGLEAWSHVLAGDSANKRDRRFAAPEWTQDPIFNTIRQSYLAIADRMLGTVEQMDGVEPAQHAKLKFAVQGFLDAMSPSNFALTNPQVLKKTMETRGENLLRGLSNMLRDMAAGQMTQSKPGAFEVGKDLATTPGKVIKETPLYQLIQYTPTTDKVLKTPVVIFPPWINRYYILDLTPEKSMVKWCVDQGITLFMVSWKSADESLAHVTLDDYVLRGQIDAIDTVRDLLGVESVHTVGYCVAGTTLASALAYLQARDEAAKVKSATFFTAQVDFSEAGDLKLFLGDEVVNLLGQLTAENGYLDGRYMAATFNLLRGRDLIWNYVVSNYLLGEEPPPFDLLHWNSDTTNLPAGWHRDYLETLYRSNKLVESGGISVDGVPVDLTTVTTPSYIQAGREDHIAPPQSVWKVMDHFAGPKRFVLAGSGHIAGVVNHPSTGKYQYWINEQPCGTLESFIEGATEHKGSWWPDWFNWLKGLGGDTVDAKGARVPGKGKLKAIEDAPGRYVRER from the coding sequence ATGACCGACAACGCCCAACCCGCCTTTCCGACCCTCGAAGACTGGCAGCATTGGACCCTCGTGATGGGCAAGGCGCAGCAGATGATGATGGAAGCCTGGGCCGACGGGCTTGGCAAAGACGGTGTCATGCCTTGGACCAGCGCCTTTGCCTTCGGAGCACCGCCGGTCGCTGGTGAGGCCGGGCCGGGTCCGGCGACCGGCAGCGGCGATGCGATGGGGCTGATGGCCGCCGGTGCGCAGGCCTGGGTTAAGGGGCTGGAAGCCTGGAGCCATGTGCTTGCGGGCGACAGCGCGAACAAACGGGATCGGCGGTTCGCCGCACCCGAGTGGACCCAGGACCCCATCTTCAACACGATCCGCCAAAGCTACCTCGCAATTGCGGACCGGATGCTCGGCACGGTCGAGCAGATGGACGGGGTTGAGCCGGCGCAGCACGCCAAGCTGAAGTTCGCCGTACAGGGCTTCCTCGACGCGATGAGCCCGTCCAATTTTGCGCTCACCAATCCGCAGGTGCTCAAGAAGACGATGGAGACCCGCGGCGAAAATCTGCTGCGCGGCCTGTCGAACATGCTCCGCGACATGGCGGCCGGGCAGATGACCCAGAGCAAGCCCGGCGCCTTCGAGGTCGGCAAGGACCTGGCCACCACGCCGGGCAAGGTGATCAAGGAAACGCCACTCTACCAGTTGATCCAATACACGCCGACCACGGACAAGGTGCTGAAGACTCCGGTGGTGATCTTCCCACCCTGGATCAACCGCTACTACATCCTCGATCTTACGCCTGAGAAGAGCATGGTGAAGTGGTGCGTCGACCAGGGCATCACCTTGTTCATGGTCAGCTGGAAATCGGCGGACGAGAGCCTCGCCCATGTGACCCTGGACGATTATGTTCTGCGCGGGCAGATCGACGCGATCGACACGGTTCGCGACCTGCTCGGCGTCGAGAGCGTGCATACCGTCGGCTACTGTGTGGCGGGTACGACGCTGGCTTCGGCATTGGCCTATCTTCAGGCGAGGGACGAGGCGGCGAAGGTCAAGTCGGCGACCTTCTTCACGGCGCAGGTTGATTTCTCGGAAGCCGGCGATCTGAAACTCTTCCTCGGCGACGAGGTGGTGAACCTGCTCGGGCAGTTGACCGCAGAGAACGGCTATCTTGACGGGCGCTACATGGCCGCGACCTTCAACCTGCTACGCGGGCGCGACCTCATCTGGAACTATGTCGTCAGCAATTATCTGCTGGGTGAGGAACCGCCGCCGTTCGACCTGCTCCACTGGAACAGCGACACGACCAACCTGCCGGCGGGCTGGCATCGCGATTACCTCGAGACGCTCTACCGTTCGAATAAATTGGTGGAGAGCGGCGGCATTAGCGTCGATGGCGTGCCGGTCGACCTCACCACCGTGACGACGCCGAGCTACATTCAGGCCGGCCGCGAGGACCATATCGCGCCGCCGCAAAGCGTCTGGAAGGTCATGGACCATTTCGCCGGCCCAAAGCGGTTCGTGCTGGCCGGCTCAGGGCACATCGCCGGCGTTGTGAATCATCCGTCCACGGGCAAGTATCAGTATTGGATCAACGAACAGCCGTGCGGAACGTTAGAATCGTTCATCGAGGGCGCGACCGAGCATAAGGGCAGCTGGTGGCCGGACTGGTTCAACTGGCTGAAGGGCCTGGGCGGCGACACAGTCGATGCCAAGGGCGCGCGGGTACCCGGCAAGGGCAAGCTCAAGGCGATCGAGGATGCGCCGGGACGCTATGTCCGCGAGCGTTAG
- a CDS encoding DUF2721 domain-containing protein: MFPDFETSSATQVAHIIQLAVAPIFLLAGIGAFLNVCAGRLARIIDRARNIEPLLLGARGEEHDRWLGEIRVLDRRMALVSQAIFFSVLAAVLTCLVVFLLFTGALTNAQLGTPVALLFMGSMVAIGVGFTIFLFETRLGSRTVRIRTDILEHQAEE; this comes from the coding sequence ATGTTTCCGGATTTCGAAACATCCTCCGCGACCCAGGTCGCACACATCATTCAGCTGGCGGTCGCGCCTATTTTCCTGCTGGCGGGCATCGGCGCTTTCCTGAACGTCTGCGCGGGACGGCTTGCCCGGATCATCGACCGTGCGCGGAACATCGAGCCGCTGCTGCTCGGCGCCCGGGGGGAGGAGCATGACCGCTGGCTCGGCGAGATTCGTGTGCTGGACCGCCGCATGGCCTTGGTCAGCCAAGCAATCTTCTTCTCGGTGCTGGCGGCCGTCCTAACCTGCCTCGTCGTTTTCCTGCTGTTCACAGGGGCCCTCACCAACGCGCAGTTGGGGACGCCGGTCGCTTTGCTGTTCATGGGCTCCATGGTCGCCATCGGTGTCGGCTTCACCATTTTCCTGTTCGAAACACGCCTTGGCTCCCGAACCGTCCGGATCCGGACCGATATCCTGGAGCATCAGGCGGAGGAGTAG
- the glpX gene encoding class II fructose-bisphosphatase has translation MTVSTVSPSSVLDRVLVLEMVRVTEAAAVAAARLIGRGDEKAADAAAVEAMRKALNELPMDGTVVIGEGERDEAPMLFIGERVGSALDQAPKIDIALDPLEGTTITAKAGPNSLAVLAIAEQGCLLNAPDVYMEKLAVGPGYAPGIVSLDRSPADNVRAVAAAKDVAPSEIIVCVLDRSRHEDLIAELREVGCGIQQIPDGDVAGVIAVTNPDTGIDLYMGTGGAPEGVLAASALRCVGGQMQGRLLFRNDAEVERARRWGIDDLDRVYALEEMAKGDCIFAATGVTDGSLLRGVKRRKDVITTESIVMRASSGTVRRVFAEHRV, from the coding sequence ATGACCGTAAGCACCGTCAGCCCCAGTTCCGTACTCGATCGTGTGCTGGTGCTGGAGATGGTGCGCGTAACGGAAGCTGCGGCCGTGGCTGCGGCGCGCCTGATCGGCCGCGGCGACGAGAAGGCGGCCGACGCCGCTGCCGTTGAGGCGATGCGCAAGGCGCTCAACGAGCTGCCCATGGATGGTACGGTCGTTATTGGCGAGGGAGAGCGCGACGAAGCGCCCATGCTGTTCATCGGCGAGCGGGTCGGTTCGGCACTGGACCAGGCACCCAAGATCGACATCGCGCTCGACCCGCTGGAAGGCACCACCATCACCGCCAAGGCGGGACCCAACTCACTGGCCGTCCTGGCGATCGCGGAGCAGGGCTGCCTGCTGAACGCACCCGACGTCTATATGGAGAAGCTGGCGGTCGGACCCGGCTATGCGCCCGGCATCGTCAGCCTCGACCGTTCCCCCGCCGACAATGTCCGGGCAGTAGCTGCTGCGAAGGACGTCGCGCCTAGTGAGATCATCGTCTGCGTGCTCGACCGTTCGCGCCATGAAGATTTGATCGCGGAGCTTCGTGAGGTCGGTTGCGGTATCCAGCAAATCCCGGATGGCGATGTCGCGGGCGTGATCGCCGTCACTAATCCCGACACCGGTATCGACCTTTACATGGGCACCGGCGGCGCGCCCGAAGGTGTGCTGGCCGCGTCGGCGCTCCGCTGCGTCGGCGGGCAGATGCAGGGGCGGCTTCTGTTCCGCAACGATGCCGAAGTTGAACGTGCGCGCCGGTGGGGCATCGACGATCTGGACCGAGTCTACGCGCTCGAGGAGATGGCGAAAGGCGACTGCATCTTTGCGGCGACGGGCGTCACGGACGGCTCCCTGCTCCGCGGGGTCAAGCGGCGCAAAGACGTGATCACCACCGAAAGCATCGTCATGCGCGCAAGCTCCGGCACGGTTCGCCGCGTCTTTGCGGAGCATCGCGTCTGA
- a CDS encoding PH domain-containing protein, whose protein sequence is MTADGGSSVTADLQPVAPGYKHLLRVRLALFWLPVAAAVAVADQQLLGEHPIYGLASVAIAVLALAIVAAVPQRSYRRLRYGLGDRLLQVVRGWMFHTDTLVPYVRVQHLDVTRGPLDKMFGTATLVVHTAGTHNSIVTLPGLQPLRAIEIRDIIREHVRSDFG, encoded by the coding sequence ATGACAGCTGATGGGGGCAGCAGCGTAACAGCCGACCTGCAGCCGGTCGCACCGGGCTACAAGCATTTGCTCCGCGTGCGACTGGCGCTGTTCTGGTTGCCAGTGGCGGCGGCTGTCGCGGTTGCCGACCAACAACTGCTCGGCGAGCACCCGATCTATGGCCTTGCTTCCGTTGCAATCGCCGTGCTTGCACTAGCGATCGTCGCCGCGGTGCCGCAGCGATCCTACCGCCGGCTTCGCTACGGTTTGGGCGACCGCCTGCTACAGGTGGTGCGGGGGTGGATGTTCCACACCGACACCCTTGTCCCCTATGTCCGCGTCCAGCATCTGGACGTCACGCGCGGACCGCTGGACAAGATGTTCGGCACGGCAACACTGGTGGTTCACACCGCCGGAACCCACAATAGCATCGTCACCTTACCCGGGCTGCAACCCCTCCGCGCGATCGAGATACGCGACATCATTCGCGAACACGTCCGCTCCGATTTCGGATGA
- a CDS encoding PH domain-containing protein: MWSIVAGGAYFAVSGRWGMVAALLGVSLLFFIVAAIIRWLTFSFEVGADEIRINSGLLSRNHRSLPFDRIHDVEISQGPVARLLNVAQVRLDTGAAAPKGKDEGSLPAIALAQAEQLRQLVRLRHGGVAPKSMPTSAHGHAREADGEPIYAMSFRRLLLAGLFNFSLALFAALAGAFNTFDGVLNFNPFNPRFWVSYARDLGPVADLLLAHQMAAALAGLLLVAIIGVTTGVVRTVLRDFGFRIDRTEAGLRRRRGLFTRSDVTLQLRRVQAAVIGSGPIRAAFGWRDLRLQSLAQDEGDKDDHLMAPLASADETDGLLQEIGFGQIQGLRGWQRVSVSYVLGFILATTPFYLVAVVQGIFVPLLGIAVACLVAVVQTSRWLAWRHTEFTIAGERLIVRHGWWRRRTTILPARNIQTADLSESFVSRWFGTTSIVLGVAGGSGHRIPAVEREKARGLRLELLSLAS; encoded by the coding sequence ATGTGGAGCATCGTCGCCGGCGGCGCCTACTTCGCCGTCTCGGGGCGCTGGGGAATGGTGGCGGCGCTGCTTGGCGTCTCCCTCCTGTTCTTTATCGTCGCGGCCATTATCCGCTGGCTGACCTTCAGCTTCGAAGTCGGCGCCGACGAGATCCGCATCAACAGCGGATTGCTCAGCCGTAACCATCGGTCACTGCCCTTCGACCGCATCCATGATGTCGAGATCAGCCAGGGACCGGTGGCGCGCCTCCTCAATGTAGCGCAGGTCAGGCTCGACACCGGCGCTGCGGCCCCCAAGGGCAAGGATGAAGGGTCACTGCCGGCCATTGCCCTCGCCCAGGCCGAACAGCTGCGGCAACTCGTCAGGTTGCGGCACGGCGGGGTCGCACCAAAGTCAATGCCGACCAGCGCTCACGGCCACGCCCGCGAGGCGGATGGCGAACCCATCTATGCCATGAGCTTCCGCCGGCTCCTGCTGGCCGGTCTGTTCAACTTCTCCCTGGCCCTGTTCGCCGCGCTCGCCGGCGCGTTCAACACGTTCGATGGCGTGCTGAACTTCAATCCGTTCAACCCCCGTTTCTGGGTCAGCTATGCCCGGGATCTCGGTCCGGTGGCTGACCTGCTTCTCGCGCATCAAATGGCCGCCGCTCTCGCCGGGCTGTTACTGGTCGCGATCATTGGCGTGACCACCGGCGTGGTTCGAACCGTGCTTCGCGATTTCGGCTTTCGGATAGATCGCACCGAAGCCGGCTTGCGCCGCCGCCGCGGTCTGTTCACCCGCAGCGACGTCACGCTTCAGCTGCGCCGCGTCCAGGCAGCGGTGATCGGCAGCGGTCCCATTCGGGCAGCCTTCGGCTGGCGCGATCTCAGGCTGCAGAGCCTTGCCCAAGACGAAGGCGATAAGGACGATCACCTGATGGCGCCGTTGGCCAGCGCCGACGAGACCGACGGGCTGTTGCAGGAAATCGGCTTCGGACAGATTCAGGGCTTGCGCGGTTGGCAGCGCGTCTCCGTGTCTTACGTCCTCGGGTTCATCCTTGCTACAACGCCGTTCTACCTGGTTGCGGTGGTGCAAGGCATCTTCGTCCCGCTGCTTGGCATTGCTGTCGCCTGCCTTGTTGCCGTGGTCCAAACGTCTCGCTGGCTTGCCTGGCGGCACACCGAATTCACCATTGCCGGCGAACGGCTGATCGTCCGCCACGGCTGGTGGCGGCGGCGTACGACCATCCTGCCCGCCCGCAACATCCAGACGGCCGACCTTTCGGAAAGCTTCGTCAGCCGATGGTTCGGCACCACCTCCATCGTGCTCGGAGTGGCCGGGGGCAGTGGACATCGTATTCCCGCAGTGGAGCGCGAAAAAGCGCGCGGATTGCGGCTGGAGTTGCTATCTCTCGCGTCATGA
- the recJ gene encoding single-stranded-DNA-specific exonuclease RecJ: MSFALEIERSVTGQPWRWRRPADPGLTPDALVDELLLARGVERSDLARHRAPTIRDFLPDPSCFKDMDKGARRLADAVQAGETIAIFGDYDVDGATSSAVLVLLLRRLGVEPITYIPDRLMEGYGPSGKALCALKTQGASLAICVDCGAQAFEALEEAKAADLDVIVVDHHQCASLLPAAFALINPNRLDEDELGAAHGHLAAVGMAFLLGVALIRELRARGAFANSAEPKIIDLLDLVALGTVADVARLKTLNRAFVTQGLKVMGAKQNIGLAALADAARLANAPVCRDLGFALGPRINAGGRVGKADLGVRLLTCTDSDEARAIAAELDRLNEERRAIEMLVCEQAMEKAAAQADDPVITVMSGGWHQGVIGIVAGRVKEKFGRPAIVIAECEDGSGKGSGRSISGVDLGTAVLAAKESGLLIAGGGHAMAAGLTLPAGGLKDFRDFLNERLSIDVEAARHGRALLLDALLAPGGICGSLCDALDTAGPYGAGWPAPRVAAGPARLLRTGVVGDGHVRGIACGDDGKSFKWIAFRSADTDLGQALLASPGDKRWWLAGTVKRDEWNGGEAAEMHLEDAAVA, from the coding sequence ATGAGTTTCGCGTTGGAGATTGAGCGTTCCGTTACTGGCCAACCGTGGCGTTGGCGAAGGCCGGCAGACCCCGGACTGACACCGGACGCGCTGGTCGACGAATTGCTGCTGGCCAGGGGCGTCGAGCGTTCCGACCTCGCCCGGCATCGTGCGCCGACGATCCGCGACTTCCTGCCCGACCCGTCCTGCTTCAAGGATATGGACAAGGGCGCTCGGCGGCTGGCCGACGCCGTGCAGGCCGGCGAGACGATCGCCATCTTTGGCGATTACGATGTCGACGGCGCCACGAGTTCGGCGGTGCTCGTCCTTCTTCTTCGTCGCCTCGGCGTGGAGCCGATCACCTACATCCCCGACCGCCTGATGGAGGGCTATGGCCCGTCTGGAAAGGCATTGTGCGCCCTGAAAACGCAAGGCGCGAGCCTCGCCATCTGCGTCGATTGCGGGGCCCAGGCATTCGAGGCGCTGGAGGAAGCCAAGGCTGCGGACCTCGACGTCATCGTCGTCGACCATCACCAGTGCGCAAGCCTGTTGCCGGCCGCCTTCGCGCTGATCAATCCGAACCGGCTCGACGAGGATGAGCTTGGGGCGGCCCACGGCCATCTGGCGGCGGTCGGAATGGCCTTTCTGCTTGGCGTCGCACTGATCCGCGAACTTCGCGCGCGGGGCGCCTTTGCGAATAGCGCGGAGCCGAAGATCATCGATCTGCTCGACCTTGTGGCGCTGGGCACCGTCGCCGACGTCGCGCGGCTGAAGACGCTCAACCGCGCCTTCGTCACCCAGGGCCTCAAGGTCATGGGTGCCAAGCAAAACATCGGCCTTGCCGCGCTCGCCGATGCCGCCCGCCTAGCGAACGCGCCGGTCTGCCGTGACCTCGGCTTCGCGCTCGGCCCCCGGATCAATGCTGGTGGCAGGGTCGGCAAGGCAGACCTTGGCGTTCGTCTCCTGACCTGCACGGACTCCGACGAAGCGCGCGCCATTGCCGCCGAGCTCGACCGCCTCAACGAGGAGCGCCGCGCCATTGAGATGCTGGTGTGCGAGCAGGCGATGGAGAAAGCCGCAGCGCAGGCGGACGATCCGGTGATCACCGTCATGAGCGGCGGCTGGCACCAGGGCGTGATCGGCATCGTCGCCGGACGAGTAAAGGAAAAGTTCGGCCGCCCCGCCATCGTCATCGCCGAGTGCGAGGATGGCAGCGGCAAGGGCTCCGGACGCTCGATCAGTGGAGTCGACCTGGGCACCGCCGTGCTCGCGGCCAAGGAGAGCGGCCTGCTCATCGCCGGTGGCGGGCATGCAATGGCCGCCGGCCTGACGTTGCCTGCCGGAGGGCTGAAAGACTTTCGTGACTTCCTGAACGAGCGTCTTTCAATTGATGTCGAGGCCGCACGGCACGGGCGGGCGCTTCTGCTGGATGCGTTGCTGGCGCCGGGCGGGATATGCGGCTCCCTCTGCGATGCGCTCGACACGGCGGGGCCTTATGGTGCCGGCTGGCCTGCCCCCCGCGTTGCCGCAGGGCCGGCGCGACTGCTTCGCACGGGAGTCGTCGGGGACGGCCACGTTCGCGGGATTGCCTGCGGCGACGACGGCAAAAGCTTCAAGTGGATCGCCTTCCGGAGCGCCGACACGGACCTCGGCCAAGCCTTGCTCGCGTCACCGGGTGACAAACGCTGGTGGCTCGCCGGAACGGTGAAGCGTGACGAGTGGAACGGCGGCGAGGCGGCGGAAATGCATCTGGAGGATGCCGCCGTCGCTTGA